A window of Melopsittacus undulatus isolate bMelUnd1 chromosome 2, bMelUnd1.mat.Z, whole genome shotgun sequence contains these coding sequences:
- the RFX8 gene encoding LOW QUALITY PROTEIN: DNA-binding protein RFX8 (The sequence of the model RefSeq protein was modified relative to this genomic sequence to represent the inferred CDS: deleted 1 base in 1 codon), whose translation MSQGSPTSLLHLSIIHWIADNFYLCEGSTIPRWLLYELYVESCSPYFKCQVNSATFGKIIRLVFPGLGTRRLGTRGSTRYHYDGIAIKKDSSFYESYCALLSEKNCHSKNLHCSPFVIYPKTEQERFQYLWPESSRFCLWEQQELAKKYPYETVVLLANEYYSHCQVILHMVRTRELDKVEGCIMSFWKSLPPGKIALMSLPDVCQLLESYDRQLFKEMENILLHDFLEEVPLQHIKAIRLFSKNVELWMVNALECFPLQLQTSKSKEVTVFIKRLRRKTDLANMVKTMRTVLNSHSKVTVLRSDLHAIIEQRFLDIPGNLVQKAFRSPEEPQNDIELKCLNDLVSLLTPSTDIRVLLNCVSSNLHAFVIQPSRNKEEFRELASDFHLRWNFLLRTISKALTLNNTDSFGSWHLLNLLLMDFVAHIFLSYTEEKEYESFWVAKQNELPVLWHYEPSYLWGYFAEEQHQVNTLQPALTTSMPSQNNFGENHVFQSSEMFGGHSHWQQGEINTNFKENNKKKGGGEDQLGGISGSL comes from the exons gataGCTGATAACTTCTATTTGTGTGAAGGAAGCACCATACCCCGTTGGCTACTATACGAATTATATGTGGAAAGCTGCAGTCCGTATTTCAAGTGTCAAGTAAATTCAGCCACCTTTGGAAAG ATTATTCGATTAGTTTTCCCGGGGCTGGGGACAAGAAGGTTGGGCACAAGAGGGAGTACCAG gtaccATTATGATGGAATAGCTATCAAGAAGGACTCTTCCTTTTATGAGAGTTATTGCGCTcttctgtctgaaaaaaattgtcacag CAAGAATTTGCACTGTTCTCCATTTGTCATTTATCCTAAGACTGAACAAGAGAGATTTCAGTACCTTTGGCCTGAATCCAGCAGATTCTGTCTTTGGGAGCAGCAAGAGCTAGCGAAGAAATACCCCTATGAAACG GTTGTACTGCTTGCCAATGAGTACTACAGCCATTGTCAAGTCATTTTACATATGGTGAGAACGAGGGAGCTTGACAAG GTGGAAGGCTGTATCATGTCATTCTGGAAGTCTCTGCCACCTGGAAAGATAGCACTGATGTCCTTGCCAGATGTATGCCAACTGTTGGAAAGCTATGACAGGCAGCTGTTCAAG GAAATGGAGAACATCCTACTTCACGATTTTCTGGAGGAGGTGCCTCTGCAACACATTAAGGCAATCAGATTGTTCAGTAAAAATGTTGAACTTTGGATGGTTAATGCTTTGGAATGCTTTCCCTTACAGCTCCAAACATCCAAATCTAAAG AAGTTACAGTGTTTATAAAAAGACTCAGGAGAAAGACAGACCTTGCTAACATGGTTAAG ACAATGAGAACAGTCTTGAACAGCCACAGCAAAGTCACTGTTTTGCGATCAGACTTGCATGCTATCATCGAACAGCGATTTCTGGATATTCCTGGAAACCTCGTTCAAAAGGCGTTTAGGAGTCCGGAGGAGCCGCAGAATGACATAGAACtcaaat GTTTGAATGACTTAGTGTCTTTGCTGACACCTTCCACAGATATCCGGGTTCTCCTGAACTGTGTGTCTTCGAATCTTCATGCTTTTGTCATTCAG CCAAGCAGGAATAAAGAGGAGTTTAGAGAACTGGCATCAGATTTCCATTTGAGATGGAACTTCCTACTGAGAACAATAAGCAAGGCTCTGACCCTCAACAACACAGACAGTTTTG GATCCTGGCATTTGCTTAACTTGCTACTCATGGATTTTGTGGCTCACATTTTCCTGTCCTATACAGAGGAGAAAGAATATGAAAGTTTCTGGgttgcaaagcaaaatgagtTGCCTGTTCTGTGGCATTATGAGCCCAGCTATCTCTGGGGCTATTTTGCAGAAGAGCAACATCAAGTCAATACTCTACAGCCAGCTTTGACAACTTCAATGCCGAGCCAGAATAACTTTGGAGAGAACCATGTT TTCCAGAGTTCTGAGATGTTTGGTGGACACAGCCACTGGCAGCAAGGTGAAATAAACActaactttaaagaaaataacaaaaaaaagggagggggggaagatCAGTTGGGAGGGATCTCAGGAAGTCTGTGA